Part of the Camelina sativa cultivar DH55 unplaced genomic scaffold, Cs unpScaffold02213, whole genome shotgun sequence genome, ATTGTTTCCACTCTCACTAATATCTAATCACTTCAATTTGAAATCCATGTGGTGACGAAACGCATAAAAACAAGGGTTACTTTATCATCTCCACTTGTATAATATACTTTAGAAGTTTTCcattaataatctaaaactGTATGTAACCAAAgagataaatgaaaataatacgGTATTGGAAACTATAAGTCGTTTCCCTCTGCTTTCAAAATCCCATATTGGATCTTGCATCGGTTGTGTTCTTGGTTGCACTGATTGTGCCAACATGCAAGTTTGTTCCGGCGATGACAACATATTTGCGGTAAGGGCTAAGCATTCTAGACCTGGGACAGCGAGTGTGGACGCACCTCTCACGTTTAAACATTGTCCTTGTGCGACTTGTCCTGATCCTGATGATGCGGTTGCTATTTTCACGTCTCTCAAGAAAATATCTGTGCACGGTACTCTCTCGCTGCACCTGAAGTCAACTCCGTACTCTGACTTCGACGTCCCAACGAAATTACTATACATCACATTGCTCACTTCCACTGCCGACGactaaaacaaccaaaaaaatatatatttcattttctgATCTAAAACAATTTT contains:
- the LOC104774265 gene encoding probable polygalacturonase At3g15720 — its product is GHGISIGSLGKDGETATVENVCVQNCNFRGTTNGARIKTWQGGSGYARMITFHGITLDNVENPIIIDQLYNGGDSDKAKDHKSSAVEVSNVMYSNFVGTSKSEYGVDFRCSERVPCTDIFLRDVKIATASSGSGQVAQGQCLNVRGASTLAVPGLECLALTANMLSSPEQTCMLAQSVQPRTQPMQDPIWDFESRGKRLIVSNTVLFSFISLVTYSFRLLMENF